In Deltaproteobacteria bacterium RBG_16_64_85, the DNA window TTCGTCGATGTCCCCCTGCAGGACGGTCAGCCCCTTGGCGATGCAGGCGCGGACGCCCTCTTCGGAGATCTCGATGCCGCGGCCGGTCACTCGCTTCGCCTGGACGAGGCCGGCAAGGAGCGTCCCGTCGCCGCACCCCAGATCCAGGACCTTCGCACCCGGCGGGACGAGGCCGAGGATGACGCTGTAGTCGATTCTCGTGCCCGGCATCACGACCCCGTCGCGGGAACCGCGATGCCGTGGCGGGAAGCCACGTTCTCCAGGAAGTTCCTGAGGATCTTCAGCATCTCCCCCTCGTCCATGAGGAAGGCGTCGTGGCCGTACCGCGAGTCGATTTCGCAATACGTGATGTCGACCCCGTTCACCATCAGGGCCTTCACGATCTCCTTGGACTGGTAAGGTGGATAGAGCCAGTCCGACTTGAAAGAGATGACCAGGAACTTGGACTTGACCTTCTCCAGCGCCTTGACGAGCGACCCCGACGGCAGGGAGAGGTCGAAGTAATCGATCGCCTTCGTGATGTACAGGTACGAGTTCGCGTCGAACCGGCTGACGAAGGCGTCTCCCTTGTACCGCAGGTAGCTCTCCACCTCGAAGTCGAGGTTGAAGTTGTAGCCGAGCGTCTTCTTTCCCCGGAGCCGGCGGCCGAACTTCTCGTGCATCGAGTCGTCGGATAGGTAGGTGATGTGCCCCACCATCCGGGCGAGGGCCAGCCCGTCCTTCGGGACTTCCCTGTCGTAGTAATCCCCGTCGTTGAAATTCGGGTCCGCCATGATGGCCGCCCGCCCCACCTGGTTGAAGGCGATCTGCTGGGGGGAGTGCTTCGCCGTCGTGGCGATCGGAATCGAGGCCAGCACGCGGTCGGGGTAGGAGACCGCCCACTGGAGCGCCTGCATCCCCCCCATCGATCCCCCGGTTACCGCGAAAAGCCGCTCGATCCCAAGGTGGTCGATGAGGCGCCTCTGCGCGTGCACCATGTCGTTGAGGGTAATGATCGGGAAGGAGAGGGCGTACGGCTTCCCCGTGGCCGGGTGGATGGAAGAGGGCCCGGTGCTGCCCTGGCACCCGCCGAGAACGTTCGAGCAGATCACGAAAAACTTGTCGGTGTCGAACGCCTTGCCGGGGCCGATCGTGTTGTCCCACCAGCCGGGCTTGCGATCGTCCGCGGAATATTTCCCGGCGGCGTGCGAGTCCCCGGAGAGCGCGTGCAGGATGAGAAGGGCG includes these proteins:
- a CDS encoding homoserine O-acetyltransferase, whose product is MQRMPQRKEPGSVGLAKKKFFTFCDPPHEMDLEGGGRLGPVTLAYETYGRLNRDKTNALLILHALSGDSHAAGKYSADDRKPGWWDNTIGPGKAFDTDKFFVICSNVLGGCQGSTGPSSIHPATGKPYALSFPIITLNDMVHAQRRLIDHLGIERLFAVTGGSMGGMQALQWAVSYPDRVLASIPIATTAKHSPQQIAFNQVGRAAIMADPNFNDGDYYDREVPKDGLALARMVGHITYLSDDSMHEKFGRRLRGKKTLGYNFNLDFEVESYLRYKGDAFVSRFDANSYLYITKAIDYFDLSLPSGSLVKALEKVKSKFLVISFKSDWLYPPYQSKEIVKALMVNGVDITYCEIDSRYGHDAFLMDEGEMLKILRNFLENVASRHGIAVPATGS